One genomic region from SAR92 clade bacterium H455 encodes:
- the polA gene encoding DNA polymerase I produces the protein MDTTTPLILVDGSSYLYRAYHALPPLTNSKGKPTGAVKGVINMMRRLQKDYPDSTHVVVFDAKGKTFRDEIYTEYKANRPSMPDDLREQIAPIHQIIQAMGMPMLIIDGVEADDVIGTLAVQATAAKQAVVISTGDKDIAQLVNEHITLINTMNNSAMDRAGVIEKFGIPPELVIDYLALLGDKSDNIPGVPGVGEKTALGLIQGLGGLDDIYANLDDVAGLAFRGAKTMSPKLLANKELAYLSYKLATIKTDVEMPLHLSELKNGEPDKAALLSLFKDMEFKTWIDEAQSNSQSNSHSKPAATATTPITDDLDDLVAAPVDAPMIVKDYQVVLTEQELASWIDKIKSTDLVAVDTETTSLDYMRAQLVGISLSTAPGEACYIPFAHDYMGAPEQLKPEFVLESLKPYLEDPAFPKVGQNLKYDMSVLAQHGIRLRGIAFDTMLESYVLDSVASRHDMDSLALNYLGEETIKFSDVAGKGAAQLTFNQVALEQAGPYAAEDADITLRLHQALWPRVAAEATLKKVFEDIELPLVPVLSCIERTGALVDDTLLFQQSQELSARLGELETEAWELAGQQFNLASPKQLGEILFEKLQIPVLKKTAKGAPSTKEEVLQELALDYPLPKVLLEHRGLAKLKSTYTDKLPTMINSVTGRIHTSYHQSGTATGRLSSSDPNLQNIPIRSAEGRRVRQAFIAAPGCKLVAADYSQIELRIMAHLSEDPSLLAAFSAGQDIHRATAAEVFGVAAEEVTIDQRRSAKAINFGLIYGMSAFGLARQLNINRKQAAEYIELYFTRYPGVQNYMNNIRHTAAENGFVETVFGRRLYLPEISASNGMRRQAAERTAINAPMQGTAADIIKLAMINVHNWLENRDLTSKIIMQVHDELVLEVPESEMDEVKKGLNDLMESAAELLVPLVVDIGIGDNWDEAH, from the coding sequence ATGGATACTACAACCCCGCTGATTCTCGTCGATGGCTCCTCCTACCTCTATCGCGCCTACCATGCATTGCCACCACTGACCAACAGTAAAGGCAAGCCTACCGGCGCAGTTAAGGGTGTGATAAATATGATGCGGCGTCTGCAGAAAGACTATCCAGACAGCACCCATGTGGTGGTCTTTGATGCCAAGGGCAAAACTTTCCGCGATGAGATTTACACTGAGTACAAAGCCAATCGGCCGTCGATGCCGGATGACCTGCGGGAGCAGATAGCCCCGATCCATCAGATTATTCAAGCCATGGGTATGCCCATGTTAATTATTGACGGCGTCGAGGCCGACGATGTCATTGGCACCTTGGCGGTGCAGGCGACCGCAGCAAAACAGGCCGTGGTGATTTCCACTGGCGATAAAGATATTGCTCAATTGGTCAACGAGCATATCACCTTGATTAACACCATGAACAACAGTGCCATGGACAGGGCAGGGGTGATCGAGAAATTCGGCATTCCCCCAGAGCTAGTTATTGATTATCTGGCACTTTTGGGTGACAAGTCGGACAACATTCCCGGCGTCCCCGGTGTCGGAGAGAAGACTGCCCTGGGATTAATTCAGGGCCTTGGCGGCTTGGATGATATTTACGCGAATTTAGATGATGTGGCCGGGTTGGCTTTTCGCGGCGCTAAAACCATGTCGCCGAAACTGCTGGCCAATAAAGAGCTGGCCTATCTCTCTTACAAGCTAGCGACCATTAAGACCGATGTTGAAATGCCCTTGCATCTGTCTGAGCTAAAGAACGGCGAGCCGGATAAAGCGGCCTTGCTCAGCCTGTTTAAGGATATGGAATTTAAGACCTGGATTGACGAGGCCCAATCTAATTCTCAGAGCAATTCTCACTCCAAACCAGCTGCGACAGCCACAACTCCAATTACCGATGACTTGGATGATCTGGTTGCAGCTCCTGTTGATGCGCCAATGATTGTCAAAGACTATCAGGTGGTATTGACCGAGCAAGAACTGGCTAGTTGGATTGACAAAATCAAATCCACCGACCTAGTTGCAGTAGACACAGAAACCACCAGTCTCGACTATATGCGTGCTCAACTGGTGGGTATTTCGTTGTCCACAGCCCCGGGGGAGGCCTGTTACATTCCCTTTGCCCACGACTACATGGGCGCGCCGGAGCAGCTTAAGCCTGAGTTTGTGCTTGAGAGTCTCAAACCGTATTTGGAAGATCCCGCATTCCCCAAAGTGGGTCAAAATTTAAAGTACGATATGAGCGTGCTGGCCCAACATGGCATCAGACTCCGCGGCATCGCTTTCGACACCATGCTTGAATCCTATGTTCTCGACTCGGTGGCTAGTCGCCATGATATGGACAGTTTGGCCCTCAACTACCTGGGTGAAGAGACCATCAAATTTTCCGACGTGGCTGGAAAAGGCGCCGCGCAGTTAACCTTTAATCAGGTAGCTCTCGAGCAGGCCGGACCCTATGCCGCTGAAGATGCGGATATTACCCTGCGTCTCCACCAAGCCCTGTGGCCGCGAGTAGCCGCCGAGGCGACACTGAAAAAAGTTTTCGAAGATATTGAGCTGCCATTGGTCCCTGTCTTATCGTGTATCGAGCGCACCGGTGCGCTGGTGGATGACACATTGTTATTTCAACAGAGCCAGGAACTCTCAGCACGACTGGGGGAGCTTGAAACTGAAGCCTGGGAATTAGCCGGGCAGCAATTTAATCTGGCCTCGCCAAAGCAGCTCGGCGAAATACTTTTTGAAAAACTGCAGATCCCGGTGCTGAAGAAAACTGCTAAGGGCGCACCCTCCACCAAAGAAGAAGTGCTACAAGAGCTGGCATTGGATTATCCATTGCCAAAAGTATTATTAGAGCATCGCGGTCTGGCAAAATTAAAATCCACTTACACTGATAAGCTGCCGACCATGATCAACTCGGTCACCGGGCGAATTCATACCTCTTATCATCAATCGGGAACCGCTACCGGACGACTCTCCTCGTCGGATCCCAACCTACAAAATATCCCCATCCGCAGCGCCGAGGGCCGCCGAGTGCGACAGGCCTTTATTGCTGCTCCCGGCTGTAAGCTAGTGGCGGCGGATTACTCTCAGATCGAGCTGCGTATTATGGCGCACCTGTCCGAAGATCCCAGCTTGTTGGCCGCCTTTAGTGCCGGTCAGGATATTCACCGCGCCACTGCTGCGGAAGTCTTTGGTGTCGCGGCCGAAGAGGTGACTATCGATCAGCGCCGCAGTGCCAAGGCGATTAATTTTGGTCTGATTTATGGCATGTCTGCCTTTGGCTTGGCGCGCCAGCTGAACATCAACCGCAAGCAAGCGGCGGAATATATTGAGCTCTACTTCACCCGCTATCCTGGGGTGCAAAACTATATGAATAATATTCGCCACACCGCAGCGGAAAATGGCTTTGTCGAAACCGTTTTCGGTCGTCGACTCTATCTGCCGGAAATAAGCGCCAGCAACGGCATGCGCCGTCAGG